atgtgTTGACACATAAATCAAGTTGTtatagcaaccatttataaacaaaaattaaaaacaaaatttccatcgtaaatctcaaaatccccGTTTTAGCAACCCtttaaaatgcgaattttgaaaaatcctttcttagtGCGCCTATACGTTGCTTAAGGAACCTCTGTACAAAATTTGAAGTCCCTATACCCAGCGGTTTAGTCTGGGCGTTGATGAGTGAATCGGGGCGGtctcctatatgtatatagattatatttttttttttgataattacttCAGAATAGTTCAACTAAACTAATTGtagttaaatactattttattaaatttacttttctttgttaataatgtaataaatataataatatattaacatattatattggatacataatatttcattaacttaCCTCGGTCTCTCAAAGGAATTGAATTATCTGTCTCGAAACAAGGTACATCAATCGTTCCAATATTTATGGCACACGCAGTCTTGGGAAATAGTTCTTTACGAATttctaacaaataataatcaattttaattgaaattcttAAACAATACTACAAATGTATTACTTGTGAATGTAAAAATACTGGGCACagcattttttttcagaactTTCTTGTTGTTAACCAGGCTCAAAGTATAgtcattttcttcaaaatgCAAAAAACAAACTTTGGAATACTTTGAGTTTTTGAAGTTAATATCCACTTTCCTAATAGCACTGAGCCACAAACTACCCAGTTCTTCATTTTTAGGaatactaaaaacaatttagtatTTGCTACAGACATGTAGTAATTCGaccatattactttatttttattacctttgaGCTGATACTGTTtgcaataatttcatatatccaatttatagatctagtattatattcttgttaTATGAATTCGtagaattaaaatacgtatattatttatattatttatagatctagttatatgaatttttagaAAGCTAATACGCATTCAATAATCGTGTCTTAATAAACACGAAACTTGTGTTCCGGTTTACCATGACACAAACGTATATTCTGGGACTACGTCCatgattagttttatataaaaagggttgtggtagtattaagaTTCAGACATAGTTAAGCCTCAAGTATGCATGGACCGGTGGCGTTGTTCTATACTTAACAACACATCGGGAtagtcgttattattattattttactctgtctcagttaataaataacttgattttcaaacttataaaaaacgagTTGTTTATTTACTACACATTTCTTACGCTCTCTGAAGAAGATAGACGACAAAGTGGCAGTGGCGGCGCGTTAGGGTAGACAATGAGACATTGTCTAcccaaaaatatcaaacaatttaattttaaaaattagttgtttattgtaatatatgatacctacctatataagtattttatttcttcataattttataaataaaatgttattttatatttacacttaTTCGTCTCAACAGTGTCTGTGTGGATAACGAGTATgactaattatatatagtataattttatttatatcttatctaTACCGTAATCGCTCCTTTGTCGCCGTCAAATCGGTCGAGACATATTGAATTGTGTCTCACTATTGATGACGGGCGTATGACATGGTAAACGTGGGACGTAGTGGggtattactaaaattatatgtatgaaaGAGACATGTCTcaacgtaatattttaataatttaattgcattCCGACTGTGGTTAATAGtacatgtttaatgtttatatttttttcttaatgaagtgatatacatttaaaacttaatatgtcagatattattgatattattttaaataaaggtcTTGGTTCTTTTTCGTACGAagaaaaatgcaatttaaaagGTAAGAGACCAACGCTACATTTGTCATTAGAATATAAAGAAGCAAAAACTTtaagaaaatttcaattgtcttggtattcaaaatttaactgGTTAGCGGGAAGTAGtgaaagaaataaattatactgttaCATATGTGTCTTGTTCAGAGGAGAGGATGAGTGGAGTATAAATGGTAttcctaatattaaaaacttagttCGTAAAGCTGAAAAAcaccaaatttcaaaaaaacaccTAACTAACAAAGAAAGTTTTCATATGCTGGGTAAAAATAGGATTGAACATTCAATATCTGAGAGTCGTCGGTTAACtgcaattaatcataataaacaaGTGGACATAAACAGAAAGATATTAGCTCGTTTAATCGATGTAGTTTGTTTTTTAGGAAAACAAGAATTGGCATTCCGTGGACATCGCGAGAATGAAGGTTCTTTATGAAACTACGGACGTATCATGCCAATCTCAAATGAGTTTAAtttttcgttatattattgacaataaGATCGAAGAAAGATTTATAGGATTTTTCGatgtttctaaaaataagACTGCAGCTGGCTAATCCGAAGTAATTCTAAATGAACTTTCTAAGTGGAATATTGGTCAAAAAGTTGTGTGTCAAACATATGACGGTGCTTCTGTTATGGCTGGTGAAAAAAATGGGGTGCAgtcaattatacaaaatatttatccaatggctatttttatacattgttacGCTCATCAATTGAATTTAGTTCTACTTCATGGcgcaaaaacaataaaagatgttaaattattcatagcaAACCTTACTATGTTCCACACATTTTTTAGTAGATCTTCTAAAAGAAGTGTCTTATTAAGAGAACAAGGATTTAAATTACCAAATCAATGTAATACTCGTTGGAATTATCATTCAAGAGCtgctttaacaataaaaactcaTTTCAATGAACTAAAAAATGCCGTATCTCATGTAGTTGATGACCCTGGCTGGGATTCTACTTCTGTTTGTACTGCATCTGGTATATTGAGTATTATGAACAATCGAAAATTTGTTTACTTGTTGGtactttttagtaaaatatttatatttactgatCACACATTGTGtattctacaaaataaatcaacttctgatattaaatattgtgttaacgAAATTAAAAGTCTTACTTCGCGGTTAAAAGATTTGAGAAATGAAACTTCCATACAcgatatcataaaatgttccATTGAATTAACGCAGAtttaaagtatacaaataagGAACAAGCTACTTTACGTCGACTTAcgtttgaaattattgattcattaattgttcaaatagatattagatttaaagattttgaaaaactagaatttgttgaaataataaatgaaaaaatgtttgcatCATATAAAGTTCATTTTCCAGAAGAAAAATTAAgacaactttttaaatactatccAGATATTTTTGATAGAGATCGTCTAAAAAATGaactttacataatatatgcagATCCATTGAAATACTTCGCTCCTTtggaatttattgattatatatttaaaagtaagaacataaaacatttcttaaatatttttactaatttttcaaatgaattataattataataattgtaaatattattttagatgagCTTCAAGAAGTATATCAAGAAGTCACCAAACTTATTCaattagtattaactattcCTGCAACAACAGCCTCAAGTGAAAGATCCATGAGTACTTTAAAACGTATCAAATCCTTTTTAAGAAATTCAATGACAAATGATAGGCTTTCATCTTTGTCTACTTTAgctatcgaaaaaaaatgttaggtgAATTATCAAAAGATCcaacattataaacaatgtAATAGATGTGTTCgcaacaaaacaaaatcggcgaattgatttaaattatattcaaatatagttattttatgtaatttacttttttcatgATATAACACTATATCTTTGGTTATCTTGTTGTCTATCCTATAAAATTGTTCACGCGCCGCCACTGCAAAGTGGACTTCGTCGTTAAATCTTGTTGAGCCATCTTCACCAGGACCGGCTCACTACAGACaggatgtattaaaaattaaaataaaactgctAAAACTTTTACCTATGCATTGGTGTAACTTTTGAAGGAACCGTAGGACATCCTCGAATGCTACATTTGTTcacttaaatattctatagatattttaatgataaaaaaaatcaattgcaCCTTACAGGACTTATAAGTTACTATACAAATTTGCAAGACACAGCTACACTAGTACGAATTTGGAAAAattgattacaaaaaattataaacaacagTTGAACAGTACAAAGACAGAGTCGATGTCAAGTATAGACATTCAACAATTAGGATGACCTTTACCCACAGATATAAATAAGAtgggtattatatacataattaggtAAGTGtattacaatactattttattatcaattatattattatttgttaataatacttaggtatgtaagtatatttaattgagcAATTTCTTAACTACAGTTAGAGTAGATGtattttgacaaataaaaacaatgttatattgtataaaaaataaatacttttatatattttttttttttgaaaactgccTGATggcgtttttattataacgatcAATGATCTTCAACAATACATTTCAGaggaatacataaatataagatactaatgaataatgactttcacatgttataaaataaaatagttttatgataatataaaataatataatatataggtaataatatactatataatgtgttaaacaacaacaaactggttttaacaaataattcctttattgtataacattttaaatcatacatttaaagaattattataatttattgtgacaaaaatgaatataatgagTATCAATggacagacaaaaaaaaaaattacatttcaaatattttaaacttaaattcaaattttggcGGGTCAATCAGTTCAAATAATTCTTATCAAGCATTggaagaataaatattttattatttcttccaCATTCGGGGTAAGTTGTAGTCTATCTCTCTTACTCAATGATCAAACTGGTTTTCTCTCTCAATGCGCAGTCCATTTCTTAATATGTCTATAGGTCAACTCGACTCGTCGACCGGagacgatttttatttttttttattgattcattTCACATTTGACTCGTGTCTCAATTAATCGTTTAGCGTGTTACGTAATTAACTTTGGTgactgtttataatttttatgttattacacattattatactattttttttttaaatattaatatacaatatagtaattagtaattacatactatatactataatggCAGACTGCGATGCAGTTGACTTTCTAAAAGCGTGGAATTTAGAACAATATATTGAAGTTTTTCGtggtaagtattttttaatatttaatacgtgTACAGTTCACTCTATAGCAGAGGATCCTAAAATGTTTTCCCATAAATCATGTGaccaaatttttcaattttcgtagaccaataatattgaattaattattacaaaatgtaattatctacagaatttatatatttcttcgaCAGAAAACAATATAGATATGAAGACCATACCCTTGCTCACTGAAACCATGATGATGGAATTAATTCCAAGTGTCGGACACCGATCTcagttaaaatcaaatattgatcaatggaaaaatattatctatcagATACCTTCACCCtcagtaattttatattataattattcataagtatataaatcaattgtaatttaaaaataggttaTTCGTAAAGGGTAATTGGtaggtaatataggtacttattgttttaatgacaATTATGTTGATACTTATTCATGGtttcataaacaaaaatcgACTTATATTCTGTTatcattaaagtaattttaaaatttttgaaaactgatggaaaatattttattctctttttgaaaatagtgtctaattagataggtacttacttgtagtttaaagtaattattatacatgcacttcttaattatttaattaaaaacataattaacttGTATAATCTatcatttatgattaatttaatttttatatttcaattttttattttcggataaattttgtttttaattgttattttctttaaattatttaactaggtaccactatactattttacaaaccctttttttactaaaaaaataaatatttttatggaagtaattgtttagttttaatttcagCCTGTACCTTTAATTGAAACAGATATACAGATCgccaatttaatacaaaataatatatgggtaagtcatttttgttttattatttgtaggtTTGTCCTATTTAACACCTTGTAATAAatcttcattaaattattaattaattataatacttcagtggatactttaatttttacttcagaacttaattttattgtaaaaaaaaaataaatacctatattcttaataaattactagaggttcatattcaataataatatttttatgtgaataatttgttttaaaaattttagtctGAAGCTTCCAATAGTAACAGTAGTGCCACCAGTAGTGTTGAGAAATCATACTTTATCATACTTTATCttttattgaaactttaaaatcagagattataaaatatttaaatacttaatactaatacaattgactgttaataatcattaattttttaaaaaaattttaaataaaaaatattattctcctTGCATAATAGGAATTTCTATACCAGATAGAAGGGCATTAAcagttgtaaaatttttatcccATGGTGTTTTAATTTGGTAAAACCCTTTTTGAGTAAA
The DNA window shown above is from Aphis gossypii isolate Hap1 chromosome 2, ASM2018417v2, whole genome shotgun sequence and carries:
- the LOC126549792 gene encoding uncharacterized protein LOC126549792, with the protein product MKLLQTVSAQSIPKNEELGSLWLSAIRKVDINFKNSKYSKVCFLHFEENDYTLSLVNNKKVLKKNAVPSIFTFTKIRKELFPKTACAINIGTIDVPCFETDNSIPLRDRDLSEEVNTIEISMADLDKSTVMQESSKFIQTNNTIINRSIK